The sequence tttcaaaccatgatttgaaaactatataaggagacgtctagaaactgcgcaaaactaatccctacatctcctgtgtgatactagttggtttgctagagtcgattctcctttaatcgtaggtttcttctcgagaccttgtcgattaacgactgaaagacttcattgggattgtgaagccagacgaaactacttctcttgtagttgagtgatctgatcttgtcattttctatcgtatgagttcaattgaataattgacttgagattatatatccgatacggaaagataaaaagaaatcactaacatcttcgtctcatcgtttgtgattctgcaatatctagtttcgctaccatacgatttagattattgtgaggtgattgataatactaggttgttcttcgaggaaaaaaagtctggtttatcaattggttcttgttcaccttgatttttatcaaacgacagaacaaaacttttaggtttatctttgGGAAACGGATTTATCCATCCTTGTAAActcttctgtgtgatacagatttatttattaaagtcttcgactttaggtcgtaacaactcttagttgtgggtgagatcagctaagggaatcaagtgcgtagtgtcctgctgggatcagagacgtaaggagcgcaactgtaccttgaatcagtgtgagattgattagggttcaactgcagtccagaccgaagttaattagtttatagtaggctagtgtctgtagcggcttaatacagtgtggtgttcaatctgaactaggtcccggggtttttctgcatttgtggtttcctgttaacaaaacttctggtgtctgtgttatttctattccgcattatattttgttatataattgaaatatcacaggttgtgcgttgtatcgatcgcTTTGGCAAGCTAAGTGAAGAATGCAGATGCCAGGCATATGACAACATCCAGTTTTTCATGTTTCCCAATTAAAGAAGAAGACGAGATTACAGGCAGCTCTATCTCCTCAATTACCATTGGTGGATcatgcaggtcagtttgtagtaGAGCCTGTTACTGTCCTAGACACTAGAACTACTCTCAGGTGCACTTCCAAAATTAAACAGATCTTAGTACAATGGTGCAATTCTGCCACAGAGGATGCTGCCCACCTACAAGCTCAGTTTCCAGAtgtcatccttgaggacaatgaTCTCTAAATGGGAGGGGCAATGTCATGATCCTGCAAGTTACTTTCATTGTATTTTGAATTACATTTACTTGGGGGGTAACTTAGTTCAGTCAGGGGTAGAATTAGCATTAGGTTATTTAGATTATTTCCTAGAAAACAGTAATTGAACTTGATGTAATGATAACTGTTGGATGCAGTTATCTGGTTTGGCCCTTTAAAGACCAATGATTGTACTCAGGTGAAATTCAGTTAATGAAAAACCAAATTTGCTTTCAATCTTTGAAGGTTGGGATCTGCTTATAGAGAGAAAGCAGCTTGCTGCTAATTATCCATTGATCTAATCCTTGTAGTTCTACATCAGTACACTAcatttaattcctatttacttgataagcaatcctattgggtttggttaagtctgaaccttttatcaagtaaacatacttcgttgttatattgtctcgatctcgtatccatagatgaacacacgaagtgtgaaccgattatttgcattatttcgactcagtccatagacaatcactttcggagaaatgacttataggtaggaaaagttttagcttgaggtatatttgggtaccctcgccttttcacttttaaccttttcttttttctgttttgCACAGTGTGCTTATTTCCCTTCGTACCTTGTTCCTAAGTTCTGAGAGTGGATAGCTAATATTGTGCTGACACAAACTATGTCAAGTATTCTTATCCTGAGCACATCTATACCCATAGACTAATATTAAGTAAAACTTCTTGAATAtgtgattctgccctcgtcaAGCTGCTTGTAGTAGAGTCATTTTCATttagtattttgtatatattaCTAGATACATCTGACAAGATATTCCTTGTTGTAAGATTCTAACAACGATTATATATATTTTATTGAAAATAATTttttcatattaaaaaaatatgtcaccaacacaaaaagaaaataatagaAAAATGAAAGAGATGAGTAACATGCCGACACAACCGTCTAGTTGGTCTTCAATGGGTTGAGCTGTGAGGTTgcctcttttcttttttcctgaTAGAATCATTCGCTGCCTCTTGTTTGGATTAATTATTCATACAAAACAAAATTCGAAGATCATAATTACCAGGGATAAGTAACTTATCTAGAAAACATTCAATTAGAAATTTTGTGCCTTTTGTAAGAGAGTCGGCATAGtattacaccatgtttgtttgcatTTGACTCTCGATCTGAATATGAGTTAAGCTATGACTCAAGGCGAGTCAGATATCAGAtcatttgttttctattttgaacTAGATCTGACTCGATCTCTGACTCAGACCTATCTCGAACCGACCTTGCCCGACTCATTTGAAAATAATCGTGACTCATGGGATCAAACCACTcactcacatatttttgagtctattgagtcagatctgactcaaaacaaacatattgagttagAACCAGAAGAGTCAAGCTATTTCGGTCAGATCCAGACGATTGCACATGCGTGAATAAACCAAGATCTATCAGTTTTTTTGGAAAAGTTTAAACAATATTTTATTTCCTAAATGAATCTAAAtcgaattgattttttttccttaatcTGGGAGCGTGTGACATGGTgtgatattattttttacgaaaaaaatatttttgttaaCAATGTTAATGTGCATGAAGATCAAATTATTTCTTTACAACATAATTTCCCCGTTAATTGTGCATTCATTTCACCCTCTTCATTGCCAAATGAAATCGAATTCTCCATTCCAAAATCCGGTCAAAAGTGTCTAGTGTCCTGAATTATTTTCACTTATTCTCTCTTTGTTTTGTGCAATGTGTTTATTTTCCTTTGTCCCTTGTTCCTAAGTTCCAAGAGTGGGTATCTTTTATTATGCTGACACAAACTATATCAGACCGCCTTATTCGGACACATCTTCGATATGGGGGTTTAGGATTGCTCGTTCTTGAGTATACCCCCGGACTAATGTTAAGGAAAATTTTTCGAACCTGTGATTCTGTCAtcgtcaagttgtttgtgatagAATCAATTTCATTTAgtatttattatatatattacTTGATACATCTGACGTGATGTTCATTGTTGTAAGGTTCCAACAacaattatacattttttgttgaAAATAAATTTCTTCAgattaaagaaaaatatttcaccaacgaaaaataaaataatagaaaaACGAAAAAGAGGCGGATCCCTTTCTAAAGTAAGTTCTTTTGATGCATGTATTTATTAATTAAGGATTAGTTATCAATTTCACGTGGATATGTGGTAACCACGGAGTCATGTAAAATAATTTAACTACTACAAGATGGGATTGACTGGTTACAAATTTTGGTAGATAGGTTTCCATTTGGCTTCCATCTGCTGCCTAATTGGCCATGCCATCTGCTGCCTGATTTCCTTCACTGTAATTGTGTTGTATAGTAACTTGTGGCATTTGTCGAATTCTAatctttatttcattaatcatccCAGAGATGTAACAATGATGGAATAGTGGGCGAGGTGATGAATTGAAGGAGGTTTTCTGAATCTGTCTCGAAAAGAAATTTTGGCATTGCCTTCCATGGCGGTTTTGAGCACCAAGATCAGAACCCATATTTTATATGTTAAGGTTGTCGTAATTCGTAGAGGTTGCGCCAAAGCCATCAAAGTCCGGGCCTCCGAGTCCCTGCAAATGAAACCTGCACCTGGATGGCCCCTAGTGGCTCCATCAGTGTTGATTTTAATCTAGTTCATGTTTGGGATGGACCATCCAACAGATATTGTTGATACCTTTCTGGTGCTTTCAAAGTGGTTAGATATCAGAGCATTTCCTGATTTCAGAATATTTCAGTTGATGTTGTTTGCTTTTGAAGGTATACTAGCTCATTCCTAATTAACCATAAGATCCATAATAGAAAGTGGAATAAGAAGACGAGTGAAATTGATGTTGATTGTCATAAGAGTTGTGAAATGGTTGTTTGAGGAGTTAAAGCAATTGAGGGGTACAATTGGAGTTTAATGCCATTGAGATTATAAAGTCGGTGTTGGACAGCGAAGCAGTAGTTGGATTGCAGATTCAAGTCTTGCATTTGGGGCAGGTATCGGATAAATGGATGTGATTGTGaggatagttttagggttaaccATTTACTTGTTTCTGTTCGACGACTAatgttcaaaaaagaaaaaaaaggggggggggaccGCAACGCCTAAACTCGTAAACAAGACCCATAAAACTTACTCAAATCACTCTCCCCATCAAAAACTCCCAATTCCTCGAACCCTAAAATATCACATTTCTCCTCTCTGTAACCCTTTCTGTTAATGGCGAATCTCAACAATCTCCCCTCAGACATTTTACTGGATATCCTTACTCGTTTACCAGCTGATAAGATTGTACAGTGCAAGGTACTAAACAAACGATGTCTAGAGTTGATTTTTCATCGATCCGTCCCACAATTGCACTTATCTCGTCTTCCTGGTCTAGATTCTGGTAAGTTAAGTTTTCTTGCCTTCAGCCTTGTTCAACAACTTTACCTTATTGAGTATGATGAGTGTTGTATGATGAGAAAGGTCAACTTGATCCTTCCATTTAGGACAGAATCTCCTTGTGCATGTAGGCTTCTTGGTTCGCATAACGGCTTGGCTTGTTTTTATGGGATTCCGAATGATGTTGTTTATTCTGATGGAATGCTGAATGATGCTCCTCATTCTTATTGTATTTGTAATCCACTGAAGAAAGAGTATGTGTGTATTGCTGATTATATCTCTAGAGGTAGGGACGATGGTCCATATAAATATTGGTCAAGCGGATTTGGTTGTGATTCTGTAACTGAAAAGTACAAAGTTGTGGAGTTGGTTAAGTCACGGGGAGATCGTAGTGTTATAGCTTCAATATACATTGTTGGCAGTAGTGAGGGGTGGAGACAAGTTCATAAGTTAGATACTATGTTTGCCAGTGTTGAATATGTTGGATATGGAGTCTTCGTGAATGGAGCTCTCTATTGGTTGGATTCACATGAAGGAGACGTTTTCATATTTGATTTGACTAGGGAAACATTTCGTGTACTTGTTTCGCGACATCCTTTGGAAATAGGAGTTTTGTGGCGTGATTACAGTATAGGGGTTTTCGGTGGATTTTTGTATCGTGCAACCAGATACCGCCTAGGCGTCGATAACTCTGTACATCATGACATGTGGCTGCTAAAGAACACTATTCCTGGCATGGAAGGGCACGGAGGAGCCAAACCATTGGGTTGGAGTCAAGAGTTTAGGGATCTTAAAAGAAAACCATTAGCCTACACCAAGAGGCGCATATTTTTAGATATTGGTCGTAGCTTTATTGGCATTTATTATGCAGTTGCTAGAACCTCGGAGAAGCTTGTGGATTTTACTCGATTTGCTCAAATATTCCCTCATACGAACTCTTTAATTTCCCTACAAGATTTAGGAGCAGTAGATATACAAATAATGGAGTCAGCTGATGAAGAACACAAGAAGAAAATTGAGTCGAAGAATGGTCTGGAGAATTATGCTTACAACATGAGAAATACAATCAAGGATGAGAAGATTGATGGGAAATTGGATCCAGCTGACAAGAAGAAGATAGAGGACGCCATTGAAGCTGCTATCCAGTGGCTTGACTCCAACCAGCTTGCAGAGGCTGATGAATTTGATGATAAGATGAAGGAGTTGGAGAGTCTCTGCAACCCAATTATTGCAAACATGTATCAAGGTGGTGCTTCTGGACCTGACATGGGTGGCTTTGGTGGAATGGATGAGGATGGTACTTCAATGGGTGGTGCTGGTAGCACTGGTGCAGGACCTAAGATTGAGGAAGTTGATTAAGTGCGGAGGGATATGAGTGACTGCTTGGGGTTCTGAAATTGGTGGGGATTCATTTTGCTCAGTTCGGTTTAGTTTAGTTCTCAAGATTTTATTTTTCTGACAACCAATATTGTGGTACAACATGATGGCCTGTTGGTTGAAGTATTTAGATTACTAATGGAAATATTTCAGTTTTAGTTTGTgaagttttcaattattgatgtgTTTATGCTTCTGCTTGATATCTCTGGCCTGCTTTCACACATCTTGTATGCAAGCATTAACTACGCTTTAAGATTTTAAGCTTAAATGAAAACAAATTGGTTTCTCTTACAGATTGAAAAACCATATCCTGGGAGAAGAAATAGTGTACTAGAATAACACAGAAACTCACCAACGTGTATCCATTAGAAGGCCCAAGGAAGCAAATTCCACAGGTTTGTTTCCTATTATTGAGAAGTCTCTTCTGTTGGAATTAACTTTCTACTTCACTTCCCTGTGCCATAGGGGGACCAAAACCCTCTCAGCAGTTGTTCCCATATCTGACTTGCAATTTTGCATTTGGCGGCAAAACAGCTATTAACTGGTAATCTTTGGTATGCTTCCGAACTAGTCTTATGGGTTTCAACCATTAGAATGCATAAAACTTTTGACATTATGTTAACATGTAACACGTAAATCTTGCTATTAATCTATTTTTATGTCATCAATCTCGTTATGGCCTTTTTTTTAGTTAAGTTGTATTACTTTTATAATATGCAGTTGTTGCCCACTTGATCTAATTGCAATTTTAGATGTGATGCATGCttttaaggatttttttttcgttttgtGTGTTGGAGTCGAATAAGTATATGGAAGCAAAATTAGTGAAAACCGAAAAGTGAGAACTTTCTCAGTAGTATAAAGGTGTCTGCTTTGTAACTACAATTGTATGTGATTCTTTGAGACATGAGACTATTAAAGTTCTGCTAGGGGTGCACGACTGCACGCCATATGCAGCGCCCAACTGGGGTGTATTTTCTATCATTTCTCAAACTTATAACAACCTATCTTCATGACCCAACATGTCTCTGCGAGTCAATTTTGCTCACACTTGTAAATTGATGCATCCATCGTGTTTTGGAGTTTGGAGCCAATAGTTAGTGTTGAATTAGGATCTCCAGTTTTTGGAGCAAGCAATACAAGATGAGTGCAGGGTTTCGATTTCTAAAGTCAAACGCATGTCTTTTTGTTTCGATTTGGTCCAGAAACTGTTCTCAGTTTAGTTTCACGAATTGACATAAAAAAATCAGAGTGCTCCAATAGATGAAATGATGAAATTGAATCTTTTAGAAATTAGCACCGTGTTGGATTTGTAGGTTAGTTTAGTTCTATAGGTTGTGGAAGAAATTTTTGTTGCTGGGTCAGAAATGTCTGGGGTTGAATATTAGGTTTAAGGTTAAATTCCTacaagattttatttatttttttgcctcTCAGGATGTTTATACATctttttggttggtgaaattgatgaTACAAGAATGTTGGGTAGTTTAGGGATTTTTACTGACTTGAATTATGAATGTGACAATAATCTGTTTTAAAAAGACTGTAAATTTATTTATTTGGTCGTCGGACCAGTCTCAGACCCGACCCATATTGATGAAGTAGGCTATTTTTATTGCAGCATGATCTGAAAATTTTTTCTGCAAGGATTTAGCACATGCCTTATTATCGACCAgacaaaaagaaaatttgaacttcTTTAGCAAACTAAAAGGGGAAATTGTGCCTCATGCAAACAAAAGAAAAGCATCAGAATAGATGTAGCCAAAACAGTCGGGGATGGAAGTCTTGCAACATCAAAAAGTCATGCTCTTCATGGTCTGTTGTTGTGAATCAAATACTGACGGAATCCACACTTTCACTCCTTCCCCATCCTGTCTTTAATCGGTTTGCGCATCTTTTTGcctttcaatatttttaattttatttatagtAATGATTAGCATATTTGTAAAAATAGTTTGAAATAACTTTTACACCTCACCATCATGTGTCTGCCATATTGTTCAAAGATAAAAATCACATCGTGATTGGATTCTTTTGCTTTATTACTTTATAGTAACGCTACTATATGCACGACTTTGTTATACTGTTCAGTGGTTATGGTTAAGCCATTTGTCTGTCTTACTATTGTGCTTGATATTTCACTGAGTACAAACTGGGCATCTCCCAAGCCGAGAGCACAAAAGTATCCTAAGGAAAACTGCCTGGGTTCCACTAAAGCATTAAAATGGCGCAAGGTCGGTGTGAATACAGAAGGCACTCGTCTCTCATATTGAAAATAATCATCAAACACAATTTCGCAGCAAACTGGGTAACTCTACCGGTGAGGTTGATCGTGCATTCTTGCTCACTATCTTGAGTCTGGCCGTCAACACGGAATTTGACATAGAAGTAGTCTCAGCACAGGGCAATACCCACAACAAAATTAAGTTGACACATAATcaattctttatttcaaaattaatGCTCCAAATTTTTATGGTGTAATATTTTGACATTGGAGATGAAATTTTAGGTAAAAAGTattaactttaaaaaaaaattagccaCTTAGGAATGACCCACAACAAAAAAGTATTAATAGGACCTCCATCTAGGATTATTTTCAcacctagcattggagatgctcaaaTAATACCTAAAATttactaaaaattaaaaaaaaaaaaaaaacatttaatctataaaaaatcacaaacaacaccatttTAAGGAAAAATTGGAACGAGGATGTCTTATCTACCACCTAGAAAACACACAcaaccaccattggagaagctctaatgcGAGTATTTCAGATTTTGGACCAACAGTTGCAACTCAAATGCTAAATTGGTAAGTCACGAGAACTGATTCACGTCAAGATTGTTTATCATGCCCTCCTAAACTGTCTGAAATTCTATTTGATAAACGGGGGTTTataaagtgagaaaaaaaaagtgGAGATAAAGATAATATCAAGATCAAGAAGCAGGAAAACTGAGAACATAATACAAAACTTCTAACCTGTGTTTTACACTCACAATTAATATGACATGGATCGGCaaacttttcaaacttttcttcTCGGTATAACAGATTCATGTGGTTTACTAGTTTTTTTGCTATAacaaaaaagaattattttcaCCATTTTCCCAGTTTCAATTTTCTGAATCAATAAAAACACACTTTTGAACCACGGATAGGGGACTATTAAGTCTGACAGGTGCTTACAGCAGTATCATTATCTCAACTTCATTGAAGCGAATTCCGTCGCTATGTCCATGGCTTCCTTCATGTGTGTCGCATGAGTACCctggaattcaatcaatttccaCATTAAAAACAATACACTGAAGTTAAAAAGACCAACTTGGTTCCCAACTGAAATATATATTTTCCAAAACCTAGGATGAACCGAAAATGGATACGCTTTCTGCGAAAGCACCCAAGGTTCTTAGGATTGCAGCACAAAGCATGTTCAAGAAACAACCTAACCAATGTACTTTTCAGGGACAGAGTATCTCTGAATAATAAATGAACTAGATCGTGAACTAATCACAGCCGATGTTCCCGACTGTGTCAGACAAGTGAAACAATGTAATGACGGTAATTTAATTTCCAACCTGGCCTTGAGCGAGACCACCCTTTCCTTTACCGCATCTCCCTTTTATTGGACCAAGAGCAGCTGTCAACCACTCAGACACCTCTAACCCTTTGCTAGTATCTCCATTCACAGGTACCCCGGCATACACTACAGCCTTGTTTGTGACTGCATCTTTGCTAAATACCATAATTGGTAATCCTGTCAGTAGAAAATGGAGGTCATCATAAACACTTGACCACTATTGATTACTGCGGAGGGTCTTTCTGTAACCCATTTGCTACAGACTGAAATCCTCTGCTTCCTCCTTCTATTCCACTCTGACGTTATgtttaaaaataaaagttttGACCCCCATAGGGCTGTTTATTGTTTCCAACCCATTTTCAAAACTGAGCATATCTAGGTGTTCTAAACCCACGTTTGAATCATGGGTCAAGGGTGCATCCAATTTCATATCCATCTAAGAAAAAGTAACCCCTAATGTGAATACGTATCTCATTACAAGAAATAGATACCTAATCCTTGTGTTATAAAAGCACCATAGACAGATTTAAATGCAGTCCCCTTTGAGAACAGTATTTGTAATTGAAAACCGAGAGCaagttaaaagaaataacaacctTCTTTTCCATAACTTTCACAACTGCTTCACGGGCTGCAGCTGGGTCAAGATCCACATCAATAGGAGATATGCAGAAAGCTTTTCCATCTGCAATAGCAGTGTCTGCCATCTCTGTAGCAACCTTAACAGCTTTCTGCATATTTTCTTCCGCTATTTTCTTTTGGGCCTTTCTAATTTGATCCTGATACGAAAGAGTTTTTTTTTAACTTGATTCACTGTATCATTAAGAAATCGAAACATACTCGTACATGTGAATAAAAATAGGGATGTTTAACTACAATACCTGAAGTTTGGAGACCCTGTCTTTCAAATCTGCTTTCATAGGTGCTGGAATAGTTGCGGCATCCAAGATTTTTGAGAGCAGCTACTTTCTGATGATGAAAAAAATATAAACAGAGCATTAATGCTGTTTGCAAAAGGGAAGATAAGAAAATACAAGGTCGATAACTTAGAGGTTAGTTCCAGAAAAATATACATTAAAACATGCAGTATGGCATCTACTGCAAATCAGTGGGGTGAAGTTATCATGAATCTAAAAAGGCAGGATTTTTTTTTAGTACCTTTTCGAGAGTGCTACCCTCTAACTTGAATGCGTCACTAATTTGTAGATCTATTTCTTTTGCCAAATTTATTGCCTCAAATGCACCGCCAGTTGTGACAGCAGTTATTCTGCGGATACCCTTAGCAATTCCCTCCTCAGATAAAAGAGCGAAGGCTTTTGCGTCTCGCGTATTTGAGATATGAGTTCCTAGTTAAATAGATTTTAGAGCATGATAACAACTAATTGGGAAGACCACCAAATTTGAATATAGTTTACTGATTTCTAAAAGCCATTAATATTTTCTGACACACAGGagtgctcatttttgtaataCACTGTATTCAGAAGTCCAAACTGAAGCCTCCACAATCTCCTTGTGCTTTTTGAATTTCTCATGCATTTTCATAATCCCACATTTACTTTTAAAAGATAAATTATACTTTCAGGAAACCTTTAGCAGCATGAGCAATAACACATACCTCCACAAAATTCTGTTGAGATTGTTAACCATTCTTTATTATCAGGATCAGCAAGGAGATCCTTTACCTTCCTACCAATTGCCACAACTCTAACTGGGTCAGGGTACACCTGAATCGACACGTTAAAGGAAAATTTAATGATGATCTAGTTTTCATACTTAGAAAGGTCAGACTATGGTTGAGCAAATTCTTTTAAATTTAATCTGATTTCCAAGAGAACAAAGCAGCTTACTTCTCCAAAAACAGCTCGTAAACCATTGATACGCTTGGCATCAGCAAGAGTTGCCTCCGTGGCGTATACATCCATTTCATCATCGATTTGTTTGTTCACAATTGACTCAATTTTCCTCAAATCATTAGGAGGAATGGGCTTGCCTGCCAAAAAGTAAATGTAAGTTAAATTCAGGCCAAATAGCAAGATTTTTTTTCTCCACTTTATTCATTTGTTTTCATAAGCCTGATGAAAATTTTTTACAAAGAATAATATACCATGGGAGAAATCAAAACGCAACTTTTCTGGAAGAACAATAGACCCCTGTTCGAATAAGAGCACGGGGAAGATACATTATTATCACCAGACAAATAAACAAATAAGAAAAGATACATTATTATCGCACTGCTCGTctaagaatgcaatgcatgacaTATTTACGACCCTCATTGCCTACATGTGGTATATCAAAGTGAgtccaaataatttattattcacAAATATGAAAAATCAAATATAAAACTGATACTGAATTAAGACGGCTCTAATGCacaaccaaaaaacaaaaaaccacaCAGAAAGAAACTCTTTTTAGCTTAATTAAGCTTTGCCTGGGGAGTTTGATAGTTCTTATATGAGTCATCAGTTGAGCCTCAGCTTCGATAAAGGAGGTGATATACTTATTAATTGGGCATATGAATGAAATTAAGAGAGCAACAACACAACAGGAGAGGAACTGAACAATTAAACACTCATTTTCAGCTTTGGACATTTCACCTGGACGAGATCCATCTGCAATcgcaaaagaaagagttctaatATGGTCAGCCACAACCCTGTAAGCCATGTCAATTTTGTCCACATCATCTGCTCCAACTTTTCCAGAGTATGGTCGAGCTCCGGTGGCCTAAATTTTTTAAATCCATAATCGTTAAAAAATACTTTTCAATCAATATCCTGACTCTTATGAAGTTAGATTTTACAACTAAACTAAGCAAACATCAAGTGCTCACATGAGTATACAAATGATATCATGAAAGTAaggaaaaattagaagaaaaaaatacttCTCTACTTAAGCAGAGGTATGAAATAAATGGAATTCGGTTCGAGTCGACACTTGGGTTCAAAGAAAAATGGGTTGAAACTCCACGGATAGTAAGAAACAGGTCAATAGGCTAAGCCACAAAGGACAGAGAAGTTAATCCATAGTtaagcaaggaaacaaaaaaagtgGCCACGGTGAAACCTCATATCTATGACTAAGCGAAAAATATTAACAAGATCCAAATGTCACTTTCAAACTCCCAAGAACAACGGCACCATCTTACACCATATCTCATATCCCTCACAAATTTATTCACGTTTGGCCTAGCTTACTCCCTTAATGGATTGAGAATAAACATAGAATAAGACATGCATAAACCACATATGATCATCAGTCTCAGAGACTTTGTAAGATAAAGAATAAAGGCGAAAGACGAGATTACTGCATTATCACCATACTTGTTGGATTGCATAAAAAATGGGCATGAACACATCCGTGTCATAGTTGCTCATTTTGTTTTGAAGAATCGAAGTCAACCGCTCAAAACCCATCCCAGTGTCTACATGCTTCGAAGGGAGAGGTTTCAGAGAGCCATCTGCTTCCCTGTTGAACTGCGAA comes from Papaver somniferum cultivar HN1 chromosome 7, ASM357369v1, whole genome shotgun sequence and encodes:
- the LOC113298080 gene encoding heat shock 70 kDa protein-like, with amino-acid sequence MANLNNLPSDILLDILTRLPADKIVQCKVLNKRCLELIFHRSVPQLHLSRLPGLDSGKLSFLAFSLVQQLYLIEYDECCMMRKVNLILPFRTESPCACRLLGSHNGLACFYGIPNDVVYSDGMLNDAPHSYCICNPLKKEYVCIADYISRGRDDGPYKYWSSGFGCDSVTEKYKVVELVKSRGDRSVIASIYIVGSSEGWRQVHKLDTMFASVEYVGYGVFVNGALYWLDSHEGDVFIFDLTRETFRVLVSRHPLEIGVLWRDYSIGVFGGFLYRATRYRLGVDNSVHHDMWLLKNTIPGMEGHGGAKPLGWSQEFRDLKRKPLAYTKRRIFLDIGRSFIGIYYAVARTSEKLVDFTRFAQIFPHTNSLISLQDLGAVDIQIMESADEEHKKKIESKNGLENYAYNMRNTIKDEKIDGKLDPADKKKIEDAIEAAIQWLDSNQLAEADEFDDKMKELESLCNPIIANMYQGGASGPDMGGFGGMDEDGTSMGGAGSTGAGPKIEEVD